A genomic stretch from Bifidobacterium sp. ESL0769 includes:
- a CDS encoding ABC transporter permease: MFTTFKAYLKAGVRNPSIVFWVLAFPLIMLVMFHLMFSDINDLIHVDPQSMAVAEDSNWSKTAGAEQVVKALAGEQDADGKSQAKGKTSKNDNEKLITIKQASGVADAKRMVADGKAKGYLYVDDSGALHMALADTTVNSGNQAVSMSVTALDYALQQYNETGRVVTAIAAKNHAVMANPQVRSSIGSSDGFLQHVSVTSVKPHRFARYYFSLLGMACLLGMTVSINLITLTQANLSALGVRASVSPLPKIKQAIATLMASWVLSFACMLIAFLAMRYVIGIGIAGREPAAVLAVAASTLMASALGLVIGAISKLSKRAKLSLSTVLTCFLSLFTGLYGTGAMALGDRLRQKAPVIAQLNPARQVSDLFYDLLYYDNYRPFYIGLAIMAATTVVFVLIVVAMLRRQRYEHL, translated from the coding sequence ATGTTCACAACGTTTAAGGCATATCTCAAAGCCGGGGTGAGAAACCCGAGCATCGTCTTCTGGGTGCTGGCCTTTCCTCTCATCATGCTGGTGATGTTCCATCTCATGTTCAGTGATATCAACGATCTGATCCACGTCGACCCGCAATCCATGGCCGTGGCCGAGGACTCAAACTGGAGCAAAACGGCCGGAGCCGAACAGGTAGTCAAGGCACTCGCGGGTGAGCAGGATGCGGATGGCAAGAGCCAAGCCAAAGGCAAGACGTCGAAAAACGACAATGAAAAGCTGATAACCATCAAACAGGCATCCGGGGTTGCCGACGCCAAACGCATGGTGGCCGACGGCAAAGCCAAAGGCTATCTTTATGTAGACGATTCGGGAGCACTGCATATGGCGCTCGCGGATACGACGGTGAATTCCGGCAATCAGGCCGTTTCGATGAGCGTGACGGCATTGGATTACGCGTTGCAGCAATACAACGAGACCGGCCGCGTGGTTACTGCGATAGCAGCCAAGAATCATGCCGTCATGGCGAACCCGCAGGTCAGATCGAGTATCGGTTCGTCGGATGGGTTCCTGCAACACGTAAGCGTGACGAGTGTCAAGCCGCATCGTTTCGCGCGCTACTATTTCTCGCTGCTCGGGATGGCCTGTCTGTTGGGCATGACCGTATCCATCAACCTCATCACGCTCACCCAGGCGAACCTTTCGGCGCTTGGTGTGCGGGCCAGTGTCTCGCCGCTACCGAAGATCAAGCAGGCGATCGCCACGCTTATGGCTTCGTGGGTGCTTTCCTTTGCTTGTATGCTGATTGCATTCCTGGCGATGCGCTACGTCATCGGTATCGGCATCGCCGGACGGGAACCGGCAGCGGTGCTTGCGGTCGCGGCATCGACCTTGATGGCAAGCGCGTTGGGACTGGTCATCGGTGCCATTTCGAAACTCTCGAAGCGCGCCAAATTGAGTCTGAGCACGGTGCTCACCTGCTTCCTGTCGCTGTTTACCGGCCTGTATGGCACCGGCGCGATGGCGCTAGGGGATAGGTTGCGGCAGAAAGCGCCCGTCATCGCGCAGCTCAACCCCGCCCGACAGGTGAGCGACCTGTTCTACGACCTATTGTATTACGACAATTACCGTCCGTTCTATATCGGACTGGCCATCATGGCCGCCACCACGGTCGTCTTCGTTCTGATCGTCGTGGCGATGCTGAGGAGACAACGTTATGAACATCTGTAA
- a CDS encoding ABC transporter permease — MNICKAALTVAKRHRTYILFYLVALSLVMTAILFQSVSDTHGSASTYSPDQSRVAVVDRDGGDGGIATGLKDYLGQTNTVVHVDDNRRAMQDAMATDAADAIYVVPKGYMRDFADAVSAGQTPKQLSVVITQGEPQDLSETKVSTFLSNLRTAYLAGTAAKAGNSHVAATETNGMGVTGAKFLPASRPANFSSIETYPTALTATKASTGASQRDESAIMHSAVREVVRAGNSAKSDAHVSVVSTHYASGNASATLVFGRSLSLGSYPIVTSMIVVIAMVIGAFTVESTRRRMEVSPASSRAVGPGLLAACAGIGVLVTIYYLLLSLGVTAIMAGSLAGLTLRPVLLATCSMAIYVFFGISIGFVLGRLAVSTTAANGLANVLGLAIGFTSGAWSFGSSVMTGPVALIGKLLCGRWYLDAIDRAMGLGIYAGGTSSLAGWASSTGMVALFAVALVCVGLAVGSPKRHKERNRS, encoded by the coding sequence ATGAACATCTGTAAAGCCGCTCTCACCGTAGCAAAACGGCACCGAACCTATATCCTCTTCTACCTAGTGGCGCTCAGCCTGGTCATGACGGCCATTCTGTTCCAAAGCGTCTCCGACACCCACGGCTCGGCGTCCACATATTCGCCGGACCAGTCGCGCGTGGCGGTTGTCGACAGGGACGGTGGCGACGGCGGCATCGCGACCGGGCTGAAGGATTACTTGGGGCAGACCAACACCGTCGTGCACGTCGACGACAACCGCCGCGCGATGCAGGACGCCATGGCCACTGATGCCGCAGACGCCATTTATGTGGTGCCAAAAGGTTATATGCGCGATTTCGCAGATGCAGTATCCGCCGGCCAAACTCCCAAACAGCTCAGTGTGGTCATCACGCAAGGCGAGCCGCAAGATCTTTCCGAGACGAAGGTATCGACGTTCCTTTCCAATCTGCGAACGGCATATCTGGCTGGAACCGCGGCAAAAGCCGGGAATTCGCATGTGGCTGCGACTGAAACGAATGGGATGGGTGTTACCGGTGCAAAGTTTTTGCCCGCCTCGAGGCCGGCCAATTTTTCCTCGATCGAGACCTATCCAACGGCTCTTACGGCGACAAAGGCTTCCACTGGGGCCTCTCAGAGAGATGAATCCGCAATCATGCATAGCGCCGTCCGTGAGGTTGTGCGTGCCGGCAATTCTGCCAAATCAGACGCCCACGTCTCCGTCGTTTCCACACACTACGCCTCTGGCAATGCCTCGGCAACTCTGGTATTCGGTCGTTCGCTTTCGCTGGGTTCCTATCCGATCGTCACGTCCATGATCGTGGTCATCGCCATGGTGATCGGTGCCTTCACCGTCGAATCGACCCGTCGGCGCATGGAGGTGTCTCCGGCTTCTTCGCGTGCCGTTGGCCCCGGTCTGCTGGCGGCATGCGCGGGCATCGGGGTACTAGTGACCATTTACTATCTCCTGCTCTCACTGGGCGTGACCGCCATCATGGCCGGTTCGCTTGCGGGTCTGACGCTCCGGCCGGTTTTATTGGCGACGTGTTCGATGGCCATTTATGTGTTCTTCGGCATTTCGATAGGTTTCGTGCTTGGTCGCCTCGCTGTCTCAACCACTGCCGCCAACGGTCTGGCCAATGTTCTTGGCCTCGCCATTGGTTTCACCTCCGGTGCGTGGTCGTTCGGTTCTTCGGTGATGACCGGTCCGGTGGCATTGATCGGCAAGTTGTTGTGCGGTCGTTGGTACCTCGACGCCATCGACCGAGCGATGGGACTGGGAATTTATGCGGGCGGCACATCAAGCCTGGCTGGCTGGGCTTCGTCAACTGGCATGGTCGCGCTCTTTGCGGTCGCCCTCGTATGCGTAGGCCTTGCTGTGGGCTCTCCAAAGCGGCATAAGGAGAGAAACCGTTCCTGA
- the hemW gene encoding radical SAM family heme chaperone HemW produces the protein MFEVYIHVPFCYRRCGYCDFNTYTAVDMGGGASRSNYANLAIDEMRLVKAWQERHGIDEPEASTVFFGGGTPTLLPAEDLGRMLHAVKETWGIETGAEITSEANPDTVDERYLETLAQAGFTRISFGMQSAVPHVLKTLDRTHTPANVTAGIKAANNVGLRSSVDLIYGAPGESMDDWRKSVETAIELGVNHISAYALTVEPTTKMGRQIKAGTIAKPDDDDEAAKYEIADDLFKQSGLQWYEISNWARPGYESRHNLGYWRNVDWAGIGPGAHSHYRTSNVGAWQKHAVSGARDIDEDGFRKTDSASSGGNKTNGEVNVDGRSGTKQRRGDGQLNVSDDVQFDAAQFGVRAWDIAHPRKWAEAMHAGNVPWQGSEAITHEENLEETVMLGLRLREGLDISRIEQASGRVVDRGKLNEIKQSGLIEIHEDNRIVPTLKGRLLNDTVIEQVLDICGW, from the coding sequence ATGTTCGAGGTTTATATTCATGTGCCGTTTTGTTACCGCAGGTGCGGATACTGCGATTTCAACACCTACACGGCCGTCGATATGGGCGGGGGTGCGTCGCGCAGCAACTATGCGAACCTTGCCATAGACGAGATGCGTTTGGTTAAGGCATGGCAGGAGCGGCACGGGATTGATGAGCCGGAGGCTTCGACGGTGTTCTTTGGGGGAGGGACACCGACGCTGCTGCCTGCAGAAGATCTCGGTCGGATGCTTCATGCGGTCAAGGAAACATGGGGCATTGAAACCGGTGCGGAAATCACGTCCGAGGCCAATCCCGACACGGTTGACGAACGATATCTGGAAACGTTGGCGCAAGCTGGATTCACGCGTATTTCTTTCGGTATGCAGTCAGCCGTACCTCACGTGTTGAAAACCCTCGACCGCACGCATACCCCGGCCAATGTGACAGCAGGGATTAAAGCCGCGAACAATGTGGGCTTGCGCTCCAGTGTCGACCTTATCTACGGGGCTCCGGGAGAAAGCATGGATGACTGGCGCAAGTCCGTCGAAACTGCCATCGAGCTCGGCGTGAACCACATTTCGGCCTACGCGTTGACGGTCGAACCCACTACGAAAATGGGCCGACAAATCAAGGCCGGAACCATCGCCAAACCCGATGACGATGATGAAGCAGCCAAGTATGAGATTGCCGATGACCTGTTTAAACAGTCTGGGTTGCAGTGGTACGAAATCTCGAACTGGGCACGTCCCGGTTATGAGAGTCGTCACAATCTGGGCTACTGGCGCAACGTCGATTGGGCCGGCATCGGCCCCGGAGCGCATTCGCACTACCGCACGTCGAACGTCGGCGCGTGGCAGAAACATGCGGTTTCCGGCGCTCGCGATATTGATGAAGACGGATTTAGAAAGACGGATTCCGCTTCTTCGGGCGGCAACAAGACCAATGGTGAGGTGAATGTTGACGGCCGGTCTGGAACCAAGCAAAGGCGTGGGGATGGCCAGCTCAATGTTTCAGATGACGTGCAGTTCGATGCCGCTCAGTTCGGCGTGCGGGCTTGGGATATCGCTCACCCGCGCAAGTGGGCCGAAGCGATGCATGCCGGCAACGTGCCGTGGCAGGGAAGCGAGGCCATCACGCACGAGGAAAACCTCGAGGAAACGGTGATGCTCGGGTTGCGTCTGCGCGAAGGACTCGATATCTCGAGAATCGAACAGGCTTCCGGACGTGTCGTGGACCGTGGAAAACTCAACGAGATCAAGCAATCAGGCTTGATAGAAATCCACGAAGATAACCGCATTGTCCCGACATTAAAAGGTCGTCTGCTCAACGACACCGTCATCGAACAGGTACTTGATATCTGCGGTTGGTAA
- the gltB gene encoding glutamate synthase large subunit, with the protein MTLKTPLDLTIHRPQGMYDPAAEHDACGVGMVTTLNRRPERKIVDDAIEVLVNLNHRGAVGAEENTGDGAGILMAMPDEFMRSVIEADLPEAGHYAAGIAFLDRDLATAGEQKRQIADIVAQEGLKVLAWRTVPTNPDGLGLQALASMPAFEMLVMASPKSEGESSLGGLELDRKAFRVRKRVEHEAGVYFASLSARTITYKGMLTTMQLTNFFLDLNDSKMKTTIAIVHSRFSTNTFPSWPLAQPFRLIAHNGEINTIQGNRNWLSAREGKLSSKLLGEFEPLLPVATPGYSDSGTFDECLELLHLAGRSLPHAVLMMLPPAWEKDKTLDPDVRAFYEYNNSLIEPWDGPADIIFTDGTLVGAQLDRNGFRPGRWQITDDGYVVLASEAGVLPETEQEHIVAKGRLEPGKMFLIDTAEGRLVPDKEIKHQLATQHPYRQWIEGNAVSLSDLPAREHVRHSNVSVVRRQRAFGYTQEDLKILLRPMANTGKEPIGAMGNDTPQPVLSSHSRMLFDYFTQKFAQVTNPPLDWEREEIVTSLASAIGPEPNLLEDLELSAKKIVIPNPVIDSDEMAQLKRLDRAKILGGYYKPFVVHGLYQVAGGGKALEARLDEIFDEVDQAIADGKNFIVLSDRDSNHTWGPIPSLLLTSAVQHHLLRMHTRTQVSMAVEAGDVREIHHVALLIAYGAACVNPYLAFESIEDLARGGFLDVDAKTGVENLRKALSVGVLKIMSKMGVSTIMSYRGAQLFEAVGLNQDVIDKYFTGTTSRVGGIGLDEIAEEVAVRHRVAYPNQWTATPHRRLRIGGQYKWRRTGEDHLNDPESVFLLQQATQRGDYGLFKKYSEHVNDTSNRLMTLRGLMKFTGNRKPIPIEEVEPESEIVKRFSTGAMSYGSISQEAHETLAIAMNSIGARSNSGEGGESDDRIEDPLRSSRIKQIASARFGVTSDYLVHATDLQIKLAQGAKPGEGGHLPGAKVPPWIATVRHATPGVELISPPPHHDIYSIEDLKQLIYDAKMANPKARIHVKLVSEFGVGTVAAGVAKCHADVVLISGSDGGTGAAPLNAIKHAGTPWEIGLSETQQTLILNGLRSRIVVQCDGELKTGRDVVIAALLGAEEFGFATTALMAEGCVMMRACNLNTCPQGIATQDPELRARYTGKPEYVINFFMFIAREVRELLAQLGFHSLEEAVGHVECLDQDEAVERWKSNGVDLSNVLAQSGPTPGTILHQIIKQNHELDKAMDNELIDLVKPALDNREPVRLDLPIRNVNRTVGTMVGYEITKRYGAKGLPDDTIDMTLRGSGGQSIGAFIPRGETLRIYGEVNDYAAKGLSGGRIIVRPEDGALSFDPHTNVIAGNVTGFGATSGEMYVAGRAGERFAVRNGGATFVVEGVGDHGCEYMTGGTVVVLGPTGRNFGAGFSGGHAYVLDLDMNKVNPGAVKSGSLLFEALDDDEAQHVYQMVKKHAEETGSAFAQSLLDDWEQTRSRFTHVVPKQFVAMSAAMDEARANNVDFNAPGAWDSIYEHVMEGVD; encoded by the coding sequence GTGACGCTTAAGACCCCACTCGATTTGACGATTCATCGCCCGCAAGGTATGTACGACCCGGCGGCAGAGCATGATGCGTGCGGTGTCGGCATGGTCACCACTTTGAATCGTCGGCCGGAACGCAAGATCGTCGACGACGCCATCGAGGTGCTCGTCAATCTGAACCACCGTGGAGCGGTGGGAGCCGAGGAGAACACCGGTGATGGTGCCGGAATCCTTATGGCCATGCCTGACGAGTTCATGCGTTCCGTTATCGAAGCGGATTTGCCGGAAGCCGGTCATTATGCAGCAGGCATCGCCTTCCTTGACCGTGATCTGGCTACGGCCGGCGAGCAGAAGCGTCAGATTGCCGATATCGTGGCGCAGGAAGGGCTGAAGGTCCTCGCATGGCGCACGGTTCCGACCAACCCGGACGGGCTGGGACTGCAGGCATTGGCCTCCATGCCGGCGTTCGAGATGCTGGTCATGGCTTCGCCGAAATCCGAAGGAGAAAGTTCGCTGGGCGGTCTCGAACTTGACCGCAAGGCGTTCCGCGTCCGTAAGCGCGTCGAGCACGAGGCCGGTGTCTATTTCGCTTCGCTTTCCGCGCGGACGATCACCTACAAGGGCATGCTCACCACGATGCAGCTCACGAACTTCTTCCTGGATCTCAACGATTCCAAGATGAAGACGACCATCGCCATCGTTCACTCGCGCTTCTCCACCAACACCTTCCCGAGCTGGCCGCTGGCCCAGCCGTTCCGCCTCATCGCGCACAACGGCGAGATCAATACCATCCAGGGCAACCGTAACTGGCTTTCCGCTCGTGAAGGCAAGCTCAGTAGCAAATTGTTGGGGGAATTCGAACCGCTTCTACCGGTGGCGACGCCGGGTTATTCCGATTCCGGTACATTCGACGAATGTCTAGAATTGCTGCATCTCGCTGGCCGTAGTCTGCCGCACGCAGTGTTGATGATGCTGCCGCCGGCTTGGGAGAAGGACAAAACCCTTGATCCCGACGTCCGAGCGTTCTACGAATACAACAATTCCCTGATCGAGCCTTGGGACGGCCCGGCCGACATCATCTTTACCGACGGCACATTGGTTGGCGCGCAGCTCGACCGCAACGGCTTCCGTCCAGGACGCTGGCAGATCACCGACGACGGTTACGTTGTATTGGCCAGCGAGGCCGGTGTGCTGCCAGAGACCGAACAGGAGCATATTGTCGCCAAGGGTCGGCTTGAACCGGGCAAGATGTTCCTTATCGATACCGCTGAAGGTCGCCTTGTGCCCGACAAGGAAATCAAGCACCAACTTGCTACGCAGCATCCCTATCGCCAATGGATTGAAGGTAACGCCGTTAGTCTCAGCGACCTTCCGGCACGTGAGCACGTCCGTCATTCCAACGTTTCCGTCGTCCGTCGCCAGCGCGCGTTCGGCTATACGCAGGAGGACCTGAAAATCCTGTTGCGGCCGATGGCCAATACCGGCAAGGAGCCGATCGGAGCGATGGGCAACGACACCCCGCAGCCTGTGCTTTCCAGCCACAGCCGTATGCTGTTCGACTATTTCACGCAGAAATTCGCGCAGGTCACCAACCCGCCGCTGGACTGGGAACGCGAGGAGATCGTCACGTCGCTGGCCTCGGCCATCGGCCCGGAACCGAACCTGCTTGAGGATCTGGAACTTTCCGCCAAGAAGATTGTCATTCCGAATCCTGTTATCGACTCTGACGAGATGGCGCAGCTCAAGCGCCTCGACCGTGCCAAAATTCTCGGAGGGTATTACAAGCCGTTTGTCGTTCATGGTCTTTATCAGGTAGCCGGAGGCGGTAAGGCGCTTGAAGCTCGCCTTGATGAGATTTTCGACGAGGTCGACCAGGCCATCGCTGACGGCAAGAACTTCATTGTGCTTTCCGATCGCGATTCCAACCACACATGGGGTCCGATTCCCTCCTTGCTGCTTACTAGCGCGGTGCAACACCATTTGCTGCGTATGCACACCCGCACGCAGGTCTCCATGGCCGTTGAGGCCGGCGACGTCCGCGAAATCCATCATGTCGCGCTGCTCATCGCCTACGGCGCAGCCTGCGTGAACCCCTACCTCGCCTTCGAATCCATCGAGGATTTGGCACGTGGCGGATTCCTCGACGTTGACGCCAAAACCGGCGTCGAAAACCTGCGTAAGGCGCTTTCCGTCGGAGTCCTCAAAATCATGAGCAAGATGGGCGTCTCCACCATCATGAGCTACCGTGGTGCCCAGCTCTTCGAGGCAGTTGGCTTGAATCAGGACGTTATCGACAAATACTTCACTGGCACCACCTCGCGCGTCGGCGGCATCGGTCTTGATGAAATCGCCGAGGAAGTCGCCGTTCGTCATCGTGTCGCCTATCCGAACCAATGGACGGCGACCCCGCACCGCAGGCTGCGCATCGGCGGCCAATACAAGTGGAGAAGAACCGGCGAAGATCACCTGAACGACCCGGAATCCGTATTCCTCTTGCAACAGGCCACCCAACGCGGCGACTATGGCTTGTTCAAGAAGTATTCCGAGCATGTCAACGACACGTCCAACAGGTTGATGACCTTGCGCGGATTGATGAAGTTTACCGGCAACCGCAAGCCGATTCCGATCGAGGAAGTCGAACCGGAAAGCGAGATCGTCAAACGGTTCTCCACCGGCGCGATGAGCTACGGTTCCATCTCGCAGGAAGCGCACGAAACGCTTGCCATCGCGATGAACTCGATAGGGGCCCGTTCTAATTCCGGCGAGGGCGGAGAATCCGACGACCGTATCGAAGACCCGCTGCGTTCCAGCCGTATCAAGCAGATTGCTTCAGCTCGTTTCGGGGTGACTAGCGACTATCTCGTCCATGCCACCGACCTGCAGATCAAGCTCGCCCAGGGTGCCAAGCCCGGCGAGGGCGGCCATCTGCCAGGTGCCAAAGTACCGCCGTGGATCGCCACTGTACGCCATGCCACGCCCGGCGTTGAACTGATTTCGCCGCCGCCTCACCATGACATCTACTCCATCGAGGATTTGAAGCAGCTCATTTACGACGCGAAGATGGCTAATCCCAAAGCCCGCATCCATGTCAAACTCGTTTCCGAATTCGGCGTCGGCACCGTGGCGGCAGGCGTGGCCAAATGCCATGCCGACGTGGTGCTCATCTCCGGTTCCGACGGCGGCACGGGCGCGGCTCCGTTGAACGCCATCAAGCATGCCGGCACTCCTTGGGAGATCGGTCTTTCCGAGACCCAGCAAACGCTAATCTTAAACGGCTTGCGCTCCCGCATCGTCGTGCAGTGTGACGGCGAGCTCAAGACTGGCCGCGACGTGGTCATCGCTGCGCTGCTCGGCGCCGAGGAATTCGGTTTTGCCACCACCGCGTTGATGGCCGAAGGCTGCGTCATGATGCGCGCCTGCAACCTGAACACCTGTCCGCAAGGCATCGCCACCCAGGACCCGGAGCTGCGCGCACGCTACACCGGCAAACCCGAATATGTTATCAACTTCTTCATGTTCATCGCTCGCGAGGTGCGCGAACTCTTGGCACAACTCGGTTTCCATAGCCTCGAAGAGGCCGTCGGGCACGTCGAATGCCTTGATCAGGATGAAGCCGTGGAACGCTGGAAGTCCAACGGCGTCGACCTTTCCAACGTCCTTGCCCAGTCCGGTCCAACACCTGGGACGATTCTGCATCAGATCATCAAACAGAACCATGAACTCGATAAGGCGATGGATAATGAACTTATTGACCTTGTCAAGCCCGCACTGGATAATCGCGAGCCGGTGCGTCTCGATCTGCCGATTCGCAACGTCAACCGCACCGTCGGCACGATGGTCGGTTACGAGATCACCAAGCGCTACGGAGCCAAGGGCCTGCCCGACGACACCATCGACATGACCCTGCGCGGTTCCGGCGGCCAGTCCATCGGCGCGTTCATTCCTCGCGGCGAAACGCTGCGCATCTACGGCGAGGTCAATGATTATGCGGCCAAGGGTCTTTCCGGCGGGCGCATCATTGTTCGTCCCGAAGACGGGGCGCTGAGCTTCGATCCGCACACCAACGTCATCGCCGGCAACGTCACCGGTTTCGGTGCAACCAGCGGCGAAATGTATGTCGCCGGACGAGCGGGCGAACGCTTCGCGGTCCGTAACGGCGGCGCGACGTTCGTCGTGGAAGGCGTGGGCGACCACGGCTGCGAATACATGACCGGCGGCACCGTGGTGGTACTCGGCCCCACCGGACGCAACTTCGGCGCTGGCTTCTCCGGAGGTCACGCCTACGTGCTCGATCTTGATATGAACAAGGTCAATCCGGGAGCCGTCAAATCCGGTTCGTTGCTCTTCGAAGCCTTGGACGACGACGAAGCCCAGCACGTCTATCAGATGGTCAAGAAACATGCCGAAGAGACTGGTTCCGCCTTTGCGCAAAGTCTGCTTGACGATTGGGAGCAGACACGTTCGCGCTTCACGCACGTGGTGCCCAAGCAGTTCGTCGCAATGAGCGCGGCCATGGACGAGGCCCGCGCCAACAACGTCGATTTCAACGCGCCTGGAGCCTGGGATAGTATCTACGAGCATGTGATGGAGGGAGTGGACTGA
- a CDS encoding glutamate synthase subunit beta, translating into MSDPKGFLKVRTRHEGQDRPVAERIHDWKDVHAQSGFQPWTKEQAARCMDCGTPFCMTGCPLGNIIPDFNDLVRQGQWDEAYQRLSMTNNFPEVTGLICPAPCEQACVLGIHQPPTMIKADEQTIIDQAWKLGYVKPMPPQRLTDMTIAIVGSGPAGLACAQQLTRAGHTVVVYERDDEIGGLMRYGIPSFKLDKHLIDRRIEQMEAEGTVFRTNMEIGKDISWDELRSRYDAVVVAIGSGVPRDVNVPGRELDGIHFAMDFLPDANRRCEGKEPVNNIDANGKKVVIIGGGDTGSDCLGTAIRQGAMSITVLQINPKEPSVRPDSQPWPTYARLYQPTTSMEEGGTYEYNTDTVSFTGIEEVSETERVTLDDTGLASGFVADEFGHITGVKVVDVRRSEDGKREHIPGTERVIDADLVLISTGFLHPDTSTLLSQLPVELDQRGNVARSKQFETSQDGVFVCGDAGRGQSLVVWAIAEGRSCASAVDRFLNGTTELPAPIVSTQKPMALPRV; encoded by the coding sequence ATGAGCGACCCCAAAGGATTTCTGAAAGTACGCACGCGCCACGAGGGGCAGGACCGTCCGGTCGCCGAGCGAATCCACGATTGGAAGGATGTGCACGCCCAGTCCGGTTTCCAGCCTTGGACCAAGGAACAGGCCGCACGCTGCATGGACTGCGGCACACCCTTCTGTATGACAGGATGCCCACTTGGCAACATCATCCCGGACTTCAACGATCTGGTCCGTCAAGGACAGTGGGATGAGGCGTATCAGCGGCTTTCGATGACCAACAATTTCCCGGAAGTCACCGGCCTGATCTGCCCGGCGCCTTGCGAGCAGGCCTGCGTTTTGGGCATTCACCAGCCGCCGACCATGATCAAGGCCGACGAGCAGACCATCATCGACCAGGCTTGGAAACTCGGCTATGTCAAGCCGATGCCTCCGCAACGCCTGACCGATATGACCATCGCCATCGTCGGATCCGGCCCCGCCGGTCTCGCCTGCGCCCAGCAGCTGACCCGTGCCGGCCACACCGTCGTCGTCTACGAACGCGACGACGAAATCGGCGGCCTCATGCGTTACGGCATCCCGTCCTTCAAACTCGACAAGCACCTGATCGACCGCCGCATCGAGCAGATGGAAGCCGAAGGCACCGTGTTCCGCACGAATATGGAAATCGGCAAGGACATCAGCTGGGACGAGTTGCGTTCGCGTTACGATGCCGTGGTCGTCGCCATTGGTTCCGGTGTCCCACGTGACGTCAACGTGCCCGGCCGCGAACTTGACGGCATCCATTTCGCCATGGACTTCCTACCCGATGCCAACCGGCGTTGCGAAGGCAAGGAACCGGTCAACAATATTGACGCCAACGGCAAAAAGGTCGTCATCATCGGCGGCGGGGACACCGGCTCCGACTGCCTCGGCACCGCCATCCGCCAAGGTGCCATGAGCATCACGGTCCTGCAGATCAACCCCAAGGAACCAAGCGTTCGTCCGGACAGCCAGCCTTGGCCGACCTACGCGCGTCTTTACCAGCCCACCACTTCGATGGAGGAGGGCGGCACCTACGAATACAACACCGATACCGTCAGCTTCACCGGCATCGAGGAAGTTTCGGAAACCGAGCGTGTCACGCTTGACGACACTGGTCTGGCTAGTGGTTTTGTAGCCGACGAATTCGGTCACATCACCGGGGTCAAGGTTGTCGACGTCAGACGCAGTGAGGACGGCAAACGCGAGCATATTCCCGGAACCGAGCGTGTCATCGATGCCGATTTGGTGCTGATTTCCACCGGTTTCCTGCATCCTGACACCTCGACGCTGCTCAGCCAGCTACCAGTCGAGCTTGATCAACGCGGAAACGTTGCCCGAAGCAAGCAATTCGAAACCAGCCAGGACGGCGTTTTCGTGTGTGGTGACGCTGGCCGTGGCCAAAGTCTCGTGGTCTGGGCGATAGCCGAAGGACGCAGTTGCGCCTCCGCCGTCGACCGCTTCCTCAACGGTACCACCGAACTTCCGGCCCCGATCGTCTCTACCCAAAAGCCGATGGCACTTCCGAGGGTCTGA
- a CDS encoding Yip1 family protein — translation MPNRAERRAQAKRNRQGVPQPNQPQNRGRGGLIDEYSLQERSRRLEESGDTEWKPKAEKLSAPAENLDPNYSDPKVMKAPHSLHQWFRIASWTLIILSGIAFAILMWVPKHPMWLILTVSIIFVVGVLSLFFTAGNYHHNPNLDSNGTAI, via the coding sequence ATGCCGAATCGCGCCGAACGCAGGGCCCAGGCCAAGCGCAACCGTCAGGGAGTGCCACAACCGAATCAGCCGCAGAACCGTGGCCGTGGCGGTCTGATCGACGAGTACTCGTTGCAGGAGCGCAGTCGTCGCTTGGAAGAAAGCGGCGACACGGAGTGGAAGCCCAAGGCCGAGAAGCTTTCGGCGCCGGCAGAAAACCTCGACCCGAACTACAGCGACCCGAAAGTCATGAAGGCGCCGCATTCGCTGCATCAGTGGTTCCGGATTGCCAGTTGGACGCTGATCATTCTTTCCGGTATCGCCTTCGCGATCCTCATGTGGGTTCCCAAGCATCCGATGTGGCTGATTCTGACCGTTTCCATCATCTTTGTGGTCGGTGTGCTGAGCCTCTTCTTCACGGCCGGGAACTACCATCACAACCCCAACCTAGACTCTAACGGCACCGCGATTTAA